A single genomic interval of Zingiber officinale cultivar Zhangliang chromosome 4A, Zo_v1.1, whole genome shotgun sequence harbors:
- the LOC121970938 gene encoding BOI-related E3 ubiquitin-protein ligase 1-like isoform X2, whose amino-acid sequence MMAAQAVGFSSGSGDRGMEGVQMLQQEPLQVSSDHGIGKQQMQPHIRINPSVFSERKRGLTCNVSAPAKRARAEFVALNGYNQIAASPLFPYLDQAAAPVKLAGTIPGFLLQNRPPESGATSTSGRHDSPLQPVLSSSGDLVSLIYKQNLEIDAFICLQNERMLNEFKEMRNRHCRAVLSLLGKQMAKRLMEKEAELQSVTRRNAELEEKVWRMSEENKIWYNVAKNNEAVASNLQSSLEQALLRGGVSHRDAFEVAANSVPDADVAESCCEAENSVAAAQRGTACRACCEKDVSVLLLPCRHLCLCEDCDAVAGGCPVCGATKKTSFHVLLC is encoded by the exons ATGATGGCGGCGCAAGCCGTGGGTTTCTCGTCCGGATCCGGCGACCG AGGAATGGAAGGAGTCCAGATGTTGCAGCAGGAGCCTCTGCAAGTTAGCAGCGATCATGGCATCG GAAAGCAGCAGATGCAGCCCCATATAAGAATCAACCCTAGTGTGTTTAGTGAGCGGAAGAGAGGGCTGACTTGCAATGTCTCCGCTCCAGCGAAGCGCGCTCGGGCGGAGTTCGTGGCTTTGAATGGTTACAATCAGATCGCGGCATCCCCGCTTTTTCCCTATTTGGATCAAGCTGCTGCGCCGGTGAAGCTTGCTGGAACGATTCCCGGGTTTCTTCTGCAGAATCGACCTCCGGAGTCCGGTGCGACTTCGACCAGTGGCCGGCATGACTCGCCGTTGCAGCCCGTATTGTCTTCTTCCGGCGATCTCGTTTCTCTAATCTACAAGCAGAATCTTGAAATCGACGCCTTCATCTGTCTCCAG AACGAGAGGATGCTGAATGAATTCAAGGAGATGAGAAACCGGCATTGCCGGGCGGTTCTATCCTTGTTAGGGAAGCAAATGGCGAAGCGTTTGATGGAGAAGGAAGCCGAGTTACAGAGTGTCACCCGCCGGAACGCGGAGTTAGAAGAGAAGGTGTGGCGGATGAGCGAGGAGAACAAGATCTGGTACAACGTGGCCAAGAACAACGAAGCCGTCGCAAGCAACCTTCAATCGAGCCTTGAACAAGCCCTGCTCCGGGGCGGTGTCAGCCACAGGGACGCATTTGAGGTCGCCGCCAACTCGGTCCCGGACGCCGACGTCGCGGAATCCTGCTGCGAAGCGGAGAACTCCGTGGCGGCTGCTCAGAGGGGGACAGCGTGCAGGGCGTGCTGTGAGAAGGACGTCTCCGTTCTGCTGCTTCCCTGCCGGCACCTGTGCCTATGCGAGGACTGCGATGCCGTCGCCGGCGGGTGTCCGGTCTGCGGCGCCACCAAGAAGACTTCCTTCCATGTGCTGCTGTGCTGA
- the LOC121970938 gene encoding BOI-related E3 ubiquitin-protein ligase 1-like isoform X1: MMAAQAVGFSSGSGDRSDRVVGVFRGMEGVQMLQQEPLQVSSDHGIGKQQMQPHIRINPSVFSERKRGLTCNVSAPAKRARAEFVALNGYNQIAASPLFPYLDQAAAPVKLAGTIPGFLLQNRPPESGATSTSGRHDSPLQPVLSSSGDLVSLIYKQNLEIDAFICLQNERMLNEFKEMRNRHCRAVLSLLGKQMAKRLMEKEAELQSVTRRNAELEEKVWRMSEENKIWYNVAKNNEAVASNLQSSLEQALLRGGVSHRDAFEVAANSVPDADVAESCCEAENSVAAAQRGTACRACCEKDVSVLLLPCRHLCLCEDCDAVAGGCPVCGATKKTSFHVLLC, from the exons ATGATGGCGGCGCAAGCCGTGGGTTTCTCGTCCGGATCCGGCGACCG ATCCGATCGCGTTGTTGGTGTTTTTAGAGGAATGGAAGGAGTCCAGATGTTGCAGCAGGAGCCTCTGCAAGTTAGCAGCGATCATGGCATCG GAAAGCAGCAGATGCAGCCCCATATAAGAATCAACCCTAGTGTGTTTAGTGAGCGGAAGAGAGGGCTGACTTGCAATGTCTCCGCTCCAGCGAAGCGCGCTCGGGCGGAGTTCGTGGCTTTGAATGGTTACAATCAGATCGCGGCATCCCCGCTTTTTCCCTATTTGGATCAAGCTGCTGCGCCGGTGAAGCTTGCTGGAACGATTCCCGGGTTTCTTCTGCAGAATCGACCTCCGGAGTCCGGTGCGACTTCGACCAGTGGCCGGCATGACTCGCCGTTGCAGCCCGTATTGTCTTCTTCCGGCGATCTCGTTTCTCTAATCTACAAGCAGAATCTTGAAATCGACGCCTTCATCTGTCTCCAG AACGAGAGGATGCTGAATGAATTCAAGGAGATGAGAAACCGGCATTGCCGGGCGGTTCTATCCTTGTTAGGGAAGCAAATGGCGAAGCGTTTGATGGAGAAGGAAGCCGAGTTACAGAGTGTCACCCGCCGGAACGCGGAGTTAGAAGAGAAGGTGTGGCGGATGAGCGAGGAGAACAAGATCTGGTACAACGTGGCCAAGAACAACGAAGCCGTCGCAAGCAACCTTCAATCGAGCCTTGAACAAGCCCTGCTCCGGGGCGGTGTCAGCCACAGGGACGCATTTGAGGTCGCCGCCAACTCGGTCCCGGACGCCGACGTCGCGGAATCCTGCTGCGAAGCGGAGAACTCCGTGGCGGCTGCTCAGAGGGGGACAGCGTGCAGGGCGTGCTGTGAGAAGGACGTCTCCGTTCTGCTGCTTCCCTGCCGGCACCTGTGCCTATGCGAGGACTGCGATGCCGTCGCCGGCGGGTGTCCGGTCTGCGGCGCCACCAAGAAGACTTCCTTCCATGTGCTGCTGTGCTGA